Below is a window of Pocillopora verrucosa isolate sample1 chromosome 6, ASM3666991v2, whole genome shotgun sequence DNA.
CAGTTTGTATCTTTCTTAGGAGAGACTGTCACGTAAGAAAGAAGGATCATCATAGAGATCACTAGTGTAACTATATACCAGCACTAACAACCATAGAAGAGTGGCACACCCAACCTCATTCCCAGGGTCTCGCATCTTCCCACCCCCTGGAGCAAGCGAGGAGAGACCCTGgtaaatctttaattttttaaccttctACCTTCACTCCTCTTCGAGAAGTTGAACAGTCAACAACTTGTACCTTCCTCGTCATTTCGTCCAGTTCTTGTTGTTGTACCCTTGAACGCCCTTATTTAAGATCAAATAAGAAGGAGCAGCGAAGGAAGTTTCAAGGCGACCTGCTTGaatgtgaaaatgaaaagtgattcCCATGATTTGGGGTTGGATGCTAGTGACGCAAACTATACTCTTCTAAGAGAAGTGAAGTACGAGATAGTTTACGCATCCCGAAGCGTTTGTGCCTTGCAAAGATGGAATGGAGCTGTTTAAAGCCCACCGTATCAGCGCGCTGTTAAAGCAGTAATCATCGATGAAGCTCCTCCTCAGTCCAAAGTGAGGGTTATCTTTGCTACTGTTGCCATGGGGATGGGAGTTGATATTCCATCAATACAGCATGTCATCCATGTGGGACCACCTCGCACAATAAGGGAATACTTTCAAGAAACAGGACAGGCAGGACAGGATGGATGTTTTTCGCTCACTCCAGGGGGCGGGAAGATGAGATACCCTGAGAACGAGGTTGTGGCACACCAGGGCATATTGCCATGGTTCTTCCGAATGCTTACTTTTGAATATGAACTCTGTAATTATCTCAACCCAATAAAGAACAACAAACAATGGTGCTTTGTTCTCAGCATGATCGACGGTAAGTCAGATGTCTTGTGTAGTAGCCAATCAACTTATTGTAATTGTTTACTTGATCCAAACAACAGTAATCAAATTGGGCCAATCAGATGTGCTGTTTATTAGCCAATAACCTTATTGTTATTGTGTACTTGATCCAATGATAGCGTATGAAAAGCCTTTAGTTAAAAAAGTTATCATTACGATGTAATAGTTCGCAAACAACACGTCTCAGAGAATCTTAAAGTGCACAGTGTGTGGCGGCGACCATTCTATTTTTCACTGTGAGAATAGGTGTGGCCACGGCGACAGTAGGCAATGTTCGTGTAATGAACACCCGcctcagaaaagaaaaaagacatcAAAGTCAACAGCCTCTAGTCAACAGCCTGCAGATACGTCACACGACGATCTAAAGAAAAAGTACGAGTTACTGCAAAAGGACTACAAAAGAGTGGGTCAGGCCTTCCAGAACCAGCAGGAACAGGAACAGGAGCTGACGGCGTTGCCAAAGGAATGGGAAAAAGAGGCTGAAGAGCTAGCCAACTTTGTGCGGAACAAGGATGAGGTCATTAAAAACCTCGAGAGGCGCCTCTTAAACGCAAAGAAGGTCATTGCAGAACTCCGAGCGGAGGTGCGACGCAGAAACCAACCCGCGCCACAAGACCCACCTGCATCACAACAGCAACACCAGCAGACGGCAGACATTCACACCAGCACCCAGAGCCTGGCCAACATACACAAACAATATGACCAGGTTCTCCAGACGATGAAAGAGAACAGATGCAGCATGGCCTGTGCCTTCCGTCTTGCAGGCTGTCCTCGGAGCACACTACGAGACTTCATGGCAATAGCAGAACTGAAAAAGGTAGACTCAAGGGAACTGGACCTCGTCCTCCACGACCAAGAGGTTAAATCAGTGCGAGATCTGGAGGTTGTCTGTTGCAAAAGACTTCAGTGCTACATCCTGGTCATGATCAACATGAGGAGAGAGGGGCAGCTGTTGCCAATGAAGTTCGAGGCACGATTCTACGAGTgaagtatcttgtatatttcaccactcacaaaacagctcctttaggagccaccaaatgtATGAAAGGCTATTCTTGTCAATGTATTACACGtgttggatgttgtatcaagcgaaaaccaaaagaaaacattaaggtttgtgttaacaTTTTACCAAAAAGCTAacaacaggttaccgacacattaccgACAGTCGACCAACAGTCAGCCGACAGGGTTTTTTtgggagctcttcttcacaattaccacTGATTCAATCCTTTCTCCAAAATCTTCTACCTTGGACTAGCTTGTATTAATTTCAATAGAATTGAAACCATCAACCATCATACTCATGTTCAGTGATAATCTCTTTCGATATTCCACCACTCAGACTGATTTATGCATCAGTGACACTGACTCGTATGGTAGAGTGTGTATTTCTTTGTACTGTCTAAGAACACCCCTCAATACGGCTCAGAGTTTCAGAGTTTCAGAGTTTCCACcataattttgttcttttttaattataggAAGCCCTTCGTAGCTTCCATGGAATGATCACTAAAAGACAGTTCTAAGAGTTAGCAAATCACTTAACTAACAATGTAATTTAAAATGTGTGGTAAAATATTGCTGTATTTAAATACTCTTTCATTTCTGGGTATCTTGCACCTCAGTCTCACCATAAAAAAGAAGTATGACTGAAAATGCATTTCAAAGTCAGTTGTTGTATTTGCGAACGGTAACACGTGCATCTGCTTTTAGAACCCAGATCATTTGCTTCATTTGCATGTACACTGCGTAACGTCATGTATTGTTTACTTGTGTGCCACCTAATGCTTGGCCAGGAACCTTCTGTCCCTTGCAGTAAGTATTTATAAAAGTTAAAGGTTCTCctgataataaatattttaccttGGCGCAAGTTTCAATTAAGAAAACACAATAAATCTTGGAACACAATCATTTCATGCAATCTCATCATGGGGACTGAAGTGTTTGATTGCTTGGCTGAGCTTTCCAGAGTTACGGGATCCAATCTCAACCCCAAAAAGGCACTGGTATGTGCTAACGAAAGCTTTATGTGAAATCAAGCCAAATGCTTTTGCAGAGTGAAATATTTGGTTGATTCCCCGATCAAGTATGCTCTATTCCGCAAGCAGGTCTCAAGCCCACCAAAAAGGCTGTTCATTCAACACCAGACAATCAGGCAAATTGTATCTTGTATCTTCGTTTGGTCTCTGTGCCATATTACTTAGACGAGAGAATTTCAAGCAAATGAATTTGTGAGATCTAAAAATATTATTCCTATTGTTGATGCgattaatgaagaaaatgaaaactgtgaaataCCAAACAGTTTAGGCAGAAAATGCCCTTTCaaagaaatgtcaaaatatCAGTGTGGAATAGCAGAGCTTGATTATGAGATTCCGGAACTTGAAGggaataaaaattatttaaattcatttgtgCCTTGGTACCCTCCATTACCAGCctcatcttcctcttcttctttaaaTAATGAGTGCTATAAGGACACAAGAAACATCAGCGGTTCCAGCAGCCCATGCAGCACAAGCAGCCCCTACAGCCCTTGCAGCACCAGCAGCTTCTTACAACCCACTTATCAACCGCTCTTAAAGAGTATGTGTGTGCCTAATTGGGTCTTGCTCTACTTTAAATTGCAAGCAAAATTACCAGATGCTGCAAGGCAAACTCTTCTTAAACTCACTCAGCTTGGAAGATGTGGGATAAAAGACCTTTTATGACCTGCTTAACTTTATAACCTCAGGGTATTATGTTTAGAGTTATTACTTTCTAACACTGCCTGAGAAAAGGAATGCAAGTGCATGCTAAGAATTGTTTACATCAAAGTTCCAGATTTGTGTTAATTAACCACTGGCTGACTTGCCATCTATGACTTCTGATGACTCGTAAAAGAGCTCACAGCAGCCAGTTTTCTTGTTAAAATCAAGTGATCAACCCAAGAGAGAGTGTAAGGATTTGAAGAAACACCAAGCTAAAAGGAAAAGTCTAAGTAAGTGCTATTTCAGGAGGAAATGGAAATGCAAGTACTTCCAAATGTCTAAGGATACTACTGCAGATTGCCTGAGTTACCAATTATGGTGAATGATTTTCATTCCCATTCACAGTT
It encodes the following:
- the LOC131800232 gene encoding nucleoprotein TPR-like; its protein translation is MGMGVDIPSIQHVIHVGPPRTIREYFQETGQAGQDGCFSLTPGGGKMRYPENEFANNTSQRILKCTVCGGDHSIFHCENRCGHGDSRQCSCNEHPPQKRKKTSKSTASSQQPADTSHDDLKKKYELLQKDYKRVGQAFQNQQEQEQELTALPKEWEKEAEELANFVRNKDEVIKNLERRLLNAKKVIAELRAEVRRRNQPAPQDPPASQQQHQQTADIHTSTQSLANIHKQYDQVLQTMKENRCSMACAFRLAGCPRSTLRDFMAIAELKKVDSRELDLVLHDQEVKSVRDLEVVCCKRLQCYILVMINMRREGQLLPMKFEARFYE